One Phycisphaerae bacterium RAS2 DNA window includes the following coding sequences:
- the clpP_2 gene encoding ATP-dependent Clp protease proteolytic subunit precursor, translating into MDGTRSAAMGMIQRLMPDTFAQGAPYQRIREMSIEDMLLENRIIFLAGPINDRSASLVIMRLLYLQSIKKDQDIHLYINCPGGMVDQTLAIYDTMRFLTCDIATYSIGQAASGGAVILTAGTKGKRFALPNSKIMLHQPWGGITGQAEDIRIQAEEILRDKRKLNEILAKHTGMTPEKIEEETERDRFIEPAEAVKWGLVDEILDAPGKKLEEKK; encoded by the coding sequence ATGGATGGAACCAGAAGCGCGGCGATGGGGATGATTCAGCGGCTCATGCCGGACACCTTTGCGCAGGGCGCGCCCTATCAGCGCATCCGAGAGATGTCCATCGAGGACATGCTCCTGGAGAATCGCATCATCTTTCTCGCCGGGCCGATCAACGATCGTTCGGCGAGCCTCGTGATCATGCGGTTGTTGTACCTTCAAAGCATCAAGAAGGACCAGGACATCCATCTGTACATCAACTGCCCCGGCGGCATGGTCGACCAGACCCTCGCCATTTACGACACGATGCGATTTCTCACCTGCGACATCGCGACGTATTCCATCGGGCAGGCGGCCAGCGGCGGAGCGGTCATCCTGACGGCCGGCACCAAGGGCAAGCGCTTCGCCCTGCCAAACAGCAAGATCATGCTGCACCAGCCGTGGGGCGGCATCACCGGTCAGGCGGAAGACATTCGAATCCAGGCCGAGGAGATCCTGCGCGACAAGCGCAAGCTGAATGAGATTCTGGCGAAACACACCGGCATGACGCCGGAGAAGATCGAGGAAGAAACGGAACGCGATCGATTCATCGAGCCGGCCGAGGCGGTGAAGTGGGGCCTCGTCGATGAGATTCTCGACGCCCCGGGCAAGAAGCTGGAAGAGAAGAAGTAA
- the smc_2 gene encoding Chromosome partition protein Smc, with product MKTRPAPNAVSEARIRLVSTDPSVRPGVRGVEQDLTIIGSGDGCEICLSSSRVDAAHTAILRIGAAAFACDLGGAGGTIVNERRIRFERLSDGTVLKIGPYSFCVELSNTIAGNAAYGTFTLRDDRTIGEITSQEPVLLIGSDAACDVVLADPSIGPRHALIAWTTQGPVLRDLVGSFNIRRNGRHVQQSTLCEGDRIGIGPYELAFSCRAQSIAVPTGEQAVGAGSATLTGAEGGTSLAEILSQMSHADTPWPDSILTGAGGAKSLGETIDDTEIEEAIAASAEASHVAGERGASTETASMGDANDAVVSARLKVVNEKSERLKARVAAAQHALDERAKKLWDGLSKERERLSGYHSELQSKARKLLEAAMQKREALQAQTGAADPNQAAERAEPVPPLIDRREVDRVFGGAFEPAEATKRNADATDHAIRRAEGTTTSDAATATQPFTVISADSLEAQAAELASLVRAERSEVDETDARLEALRFDIERLRSHLDRAEDRHRVRRKELDERVQTLRRAHQALAGEHEALMNRIRQVEARQATVNSSLAEAEQGQAEIAAEAQQLAATRDEFESRRTELRQTLESERLRLQMRQSEMQRRAAELARMARERRQQIEDQLARQQSALEAREREIRAQRLAIEEAGRFELDRTAGELEKVLNARLTDIEREIQSRQSGLSSWMNALSCGTTPEGETKSRMGATPSTRFDATPSNGHSGSAESYEFGVEAPAATSTERGRLTDLQREIEGLQDAIRGIPQVAPESDPNTSATDAAQKSRWPTALKARLSEKIASLRVQVAPDGRKPLEPIPLEGEGS from the coding sequence GTGAAGACCCGCCCAGCGCCCAATGCCGTCTCGGAAGCTCGCATTCGCCTCGTGTCCACCGATCCGTCGGTCCGCCCGGGGGTGCGCGGCGTCGAACAGGACCTGACGATCATCGGATCGGGCGATGGCTGTGAAATCTGTCTTTCATCCAGCCGGGTCGATGCGGCACACACCGCGATCCTTCGCATTGGCGCCGCGGCGTTCGCCTGCGATCTCGGCGGCGCAGGCGGCACGATCGTGAACGAGCGGCGAATTCGGTTTGAGCGGTTGAGCGACGGGACCGTGCTCAAGATCGGTCCGTATTCCTTCTGCGTTGAATTGTCGAACACGATTGCGGGCAACGCGGCCTATGGAACGTTCACGCTGCGCGATGACCGCACGATTGGGGAAATAACAAGTCAGGAACCGGTGCTGTTAATCGGCAGCGACGCAGCGTGCGATGTCGTGCTGGCCGATCCCTCGATTGGTCCGCGTCATGCGTTGATCGCCTGGACGACGCAGGGGCCCGTGCTGCGCGACTTGGTGGGCAGCTTCAACATTCGGCGCAACGGCCGGCACGTGCAGCAATCGACTCTGTGCGAAGGCGATCGGATCGGCATCGGCCCATACGAGCTTGCATTCTCGTGCAGGGCCCAATCGATCGCCGTTCCCACGGGCGAGCAGGCGGTTGGCGCGGGAAGCGCGACCCTGACCGGCGCCGAGGGCGGCACGAGCCTCGCAGAAATCTTGAGCCAGATGTCGCACGCCGACACACCGTGGCCGGATTCGATACTGACCGGGGCGGGCGGCGCGAAATCGCTTGGTGAGACAATTGACGATACGGAAATCGAGGAAGCCATTGCAGCGTCGGCGGAAGCGTCTCACGTCGCCGGCGAGCGGGGCGCATCCACCGAAACGGCGTCCATGGGTGATGCGAACGATGCCGTTGTCTCGGCACGACTCAAAGTGGTGAATGAGAAAAGCGAGCGCCTCAAGGCGCGCGTGGCCGCGGCGCAGCATGCGCTCGACGAGCGCGCGAAAAAGCTGTGGGACGGCCTTTCGAAGGAACGCGAACGATTGAGCGGCTATCACAGCGAACTGCAATCCAAGGCCCGCAAGCTGCTGGAAGCCGCGATGCAAAAACGCGAGGCGCTCCAGGCGCAGACCGGCGCGGCCGACCCCAACCAGGCCGCCGAGCGTGCCGAACCGGTTCCGCCACTCATCGACCGCCGCGAGGTGGATCGCGTTTTCGGTGGGGCATTTGAACCGGCCGAGGCGACGAAGCGAAACGCAGATGCGACGGATCATGCGATTCGCCGGGCGGAAGGCACGACGACTTCGGACGCGGCGACCGCTACGCAACCCTTTACCGTTATTTCGGCCGACTCCTTGGAAGCCCAGGCGGCGGAGTTGGCGTCGCTGGTTCGCGCCGAGCGAAGCGAAGTGGATGAAACGGACGCGCGGCTGGAGGCATTGCGATTTGACATTGAGCGGCTGCGGAGCCACCTGGACCGCGCCGAGGACAGACACCGCGTGCGGCGCAAGGAACTGGACGAGCGCGTCCAGACGCTTCGCCGTGCGCACCAGGCGTTGGCGGGTGAGCACGAAGCGCTGATGAATCGGATTCGTCAGGTGGAGGCGCGGCAGGCGACCGTGAACAGCAGCCTCGCCGAGGCCGAGCAGGGACAAGCGGAGATCGCGGCAGAAGCGCAACAGTTGGCGGCGACCCGTGATGAGTTCGAGTCTCGTCGCACTGAACTTCGCCAGACGCTGGAGTCCGAGCGATTGCGGTTGCAGATGCGCCAATCGGAGATGCAACGGCGCGCGGCCGAGCTGGCGCGAATGGCTCGCGAACGGCGGCAGCAAATCGAGGACCAACTGGCGCGGCAGCAATCGGCGCTGGAAGCTCGCGAGCGCGAGATTCGGGCGCAGCGCCTGGCAATCGAGGAAGCCGGACGATTCGAACTGGATCGAACTGCAGGCGAATTGGAAAAGGTGCTGAACGCGCGGCTGACGGACATCGAGCGAGAGATTCAATCGCGTCAGAGCGGCTTGAGTTCGTGGATGAATGCATTGTCGTGCGGCACGACGCCCGAAGGAGAAACAAAATCCCGAATGGGTGCGACCCCTTCGACCCGATTCGACGCGACGCCTTCGAACGGGCATTCCGGGTCGGCCGAGTCGTATGAATTCGGGGTGGAGGCTCCGGCTGCGACGTCTACGGAGCGAGGCCGGTTAACTGACCTGCAGCGCGAGATCGAGGGCCTGCAGGACGCGATTCGCGGAATTCCGCAGGTGGCGCCGGAGTCAGATCCGAACACCAGCGCGACCGACGCCGCGCAAAAGTCTCGCTGGCCCACGGCGCTGAAGGCGCGATTGAGCGAAAAGATCGCGTCGCTGCGGGTGCAAGTTGCTCCCGACGGCCGGAAACCTCTGGAGCCGATTCCCCTTGAAGGAGAAGGTTCCTAA
- the panC gene encoding Pantoate-beta-alanine ligase, whose product MHIAESIASVRPAIAAARAGGRTIGFVPTMGALHAGHVSLIDRCRADGCFTVVSIFVNPTQFGPNEDLNRYPRTLDADRTACERAGVDVIFAPTAEEMYPPGEQTRVRPGRLADTLCGPFRPGHFEGVCTVVAKLFNIVQPDVTYFGQKDAQQALILRRMAIDLAMPVQIVTCPIVRDADGLALSSRNALLSREERSHALALYRALCIGRDAILRGEASIGRIVAAMRNAVVQSAGSAVIDYLSLVDPDTLEPITPHCPRVLIAGAIRLGGVRLIDNLTVEIPPPTP is encoded by the coding sequence ATGCACATCGCCGAGTCCATCGCTTCGGTTCGCCCGGCCATCGCCGCGGCGCGCGCGGGCGGCCGCACGATCGGCTTCGTGCCGACGATGGGCGCGCTGCACGCGGGGCATGTCAGCCTCATCGATCGCTGCCGGGCCGATGGGTGCTTCACGGTCGTCAGCATCTTCGTGAACCCGACCCAGTTCGGGCCGAATGAAGACTTGAATCGATATCCGCGGACCTTGGACGCCGATCGCACGGCCTGCGAGCGGGCCGGGGTCGATGTCATCTTCGCGCCGACCGCCGAGGAAATGTATCCACCGGGGGAGCAAACGCGCGTGCGGCCTGGCAGGTTGGCCGATACCCTGTGCGGGCCTTTCCGCCCGGGGCATTTCGAGGGCGTCTGTACGGTCGTCGCAAAGCTCTTCAACATCGTGCAGCCCGATGTTACCTATTTTGGACAGAAGGACGCGCAGCAGGCACTGATCCTCCGACGCATGGCGATCGACCTTGCCATGCCGGTACAGATCGTAACGTGTCCGATCGTTCGAGATGCCGACGGCCTGGCGCTCTCCAGCCGCAACGCATTGCTTTCACGCGAGGAGCGCAGTCATGCGTTGGCTTTGTATCGCGCGCTCTGCATCGGACGCGACGCGATTCTCCGAGGCGAGGCATCCATCGGCCGAATCGTCGCCGCGATGCGGAATGCGGTCGTTCAAAGTGCGGGCTCGGCTGTGATTGATTACTTGAGTCTCGTGGACCCCGATACGCTGGAGCCGATCACCCCGCACTGCCCACGGGTGTTGATCGCCGGTGCGATTCGCCTGGGCGGCGTGAGATTGATTGATAACCTCACCGTGGAAATCCCGCCGCCGACCCCATAG
- a CDS encoding RNA recognition motif (RRM, RBD, or RNP domain), whose translation MAKKLYVGNLPFSMTDGELEQLFSAHGSVSSAQVISDRDTGRSKGFGFVEMSNDSEAQAAIDALNGSQQGGRALTVNEARPKENRGGGGGYGYGGGGGGRGGYGGGRGGGGGGRGGRGGYGGGGGGGGREW comes from the coding sequence ATGGCGAAGAAACTGTATGTGGGAAATCTGCCGTTCTCGATGACCGACGGCGAACTGGAACAACTCTTCTCGGCGCACGGCTCGGTCTCCAGCGCACAAGTCATCAGCGACCGCGACACCGGCCGAAGCAAGGGCTTTGGTTTCGTTGAAATGTCCAACGACTCCGAGGCGCAGGCGGCGATCGACGCGCTCAACGGCTCCCAGCAGGGCGGCCGGGCGCTGACGGTCAACGAGGCGCGACCGAAGGAGAATCGCGGCGGCGGTGGCGGCTACGGCTACGGCGGCGGCGGCGGTGGTCGCGGCGGCTACGGCGGCGGACGCGGCGGCGGCGGTGGTGGTCGCGGCGGTCGCGGCGGCTACGGCGGCGGCGGCGGTGGCGGCGGACGCGAGTGGTAA
- the gcvT_2 gene encoding Glycine cleavage system T protein yields MRCASVFLLVHRRARGAVRNVRFLPPLRADNKLNDMPQMQLRTPLYDTHKSLGARLIDFGGWEMPVMYRGIVEEHVHTRTASSIFDVSHMGRLYLTGKEAEALLQHVCTRNVSKLKVGRSGYSHVCNEAGGILDDVIVSRYEDKWLMVCNAGNREKIVAHLKQHMTGRDVKLDDQTAASVMFAVQGPATMDLFKKHMPFKVDDMGRYGFISGSYMGQKYSIFRSGYTGEDGLEVVLGAGLGVLAWDFLTKDGGADRVTVRPAGLGARDTLRLEAGMPLYGHELNEQIDPLSAGCGWCVDLEKEFLGAAALRKIAADGPKRKITGLVLEGRRIARQGSKVLVGDSEAGEVTSGTFSPTLEESIAMAYVDAAALSSGAALCVDVRGERIGATVVSLPFYKRAG; encoded by the coding sequence ATGCGGTGCGCTTCCGTTTTTTTGTTGGTGCATCGACGGGCACGAGGAGCCGTGCGCAATGTACGATTCTTGCCTCCACTGCGGGCGGACAATAAACTGAACGACATGCCACAAATGCAACTTAGAACCCCCCTTTACGACACGCATAAATCGCTCGGCGCCCGGCTCATTGACTTCGGCGGCTGGGAGATGCCCGTCATGTATCGCGGCATCGTCGAGGAGCATGTTCACACCCGCACGGCAAGCAGCATTTTCGATGTCTCCCACATGGGCCGGCTCTATCTGACCGGCAAGGAGGCCGAGGCATTGCTCCAGCACGTTTGCACGCGAAACGTCAGCAAGCTCAAGGTCGGCCGCAGCGGGTACAGCCACGTGTGCAATGAAGCGGGAGGAATTCTCGACGACGTGATCGTCTCGCGTTATGAAGACAAATGGCTGATGGTGTGCAACGCGGGCAATCGCGAGAAGATCGTGGCGCACCTGAAGCAGCACATGACCGGGCGCGACGTGAAGCTGGACGACCAGACGGCGGCGTCGGTGATGTTCGCGGTGCAGGGGCCGGCGACGATGGACCTGTTCAAGAAGCACATGCCGTTCAAAGTGGACGACATGGGGCGGTACGGCTTCATTAGCGGCTCGTACATGGGCCAGAAGTACAGCATCTTTCGCAGCGGCTACACCGGTGAGGATGGGCTGGAAGTCGTGCTCGGCGCGGGGCTGGGCGTGCTGGCGTGGGATTTTCTGACGAAGGATGGCGGGGCCGATCGCGTTACGGTGCGGCCCGCCGGGCTGGGCGCGCGGGACACGCTGCGCCTCGAAGCGGGCATGCCGCTCTACGGGCACGAGTTGAACGAACAGATTGATCCATTGTCGGCCGGGTGTGGCTGGTGCGTGGACCTGGAAAAGGAGTTTCTTGGCGCGGCGGCGCTGCGGAAGATCGCGGCGGACGGGCCGAAGCGGAAGATCACGGGGCTGGTGCTTGAGGGTCGACGCATCGCGCGGCAGGGCTCGAAGGTGCTTGTCGGCGATTCCGAAGCGGGCGAGGTGACCAGCGGGACGTTCAGCCCGACGCTGGAGGAGTCGATCGCGATGGCGTATGTCGATGCGGCGGCGTTGTCGAGCGGCGCGGCGCTTTGCGTCGATGTGCGCGGCGAGCGCATCGGGGCGACGGTCGTGTCGCTGCCGTTTTACAAACGCGCCGGTTGA
- the stoA gene encoding Sporulation thiol-disulfide oxidoreductase A precursor, with amino-acid sequence MVQEFATKNSLNYPILLDGKQVFRDDYGGKSIPHSFLLNKQGEVVWSQIGWGDELTDVLEKKIEELLAQ; translated from the coding sequence ATGGTTCAGGAGTTCGCGACGAAGAACAGTCTGAACTACCCGATTCTCCTCGACGGGAAGCAAGTCTTCCGCGATGACTACGGCGGCAAGTCGATTCCTCATTCATTCCTGCTCAACAAGCAGGGCGAGGTGGTTTGGTCGCAGATCGGCTGGGGCGACGAGCTGACGGACGTGCTGGAGAAGAAGATCGAGGAATTGCTGGCCCAATAG
- the tig gene encoding Trigger factor: protein MAAKGITGSQTDGDNATADEAEEEQDPKALMAKAIDVKVADAGVLRKSLTVTVPRDAIDRELDKEYGELTREAIVPGFRRGRAPRRLVEKRFGGEVGAQVQTRIVSNAYLAAIEKQDLKVLGDPLIWAVPKDKQSDPQAKEQLVEMTTYLQGMKLPAEGSLQFRCEVEVKPSFELPKLEGVEIEKPQVEINEDDINEQVDRLRSRRGHFAPVVDGKVEPNDIVVCDLVVSVGGKEVKKQDNVTLAARAQRIETVAFEDFGDTIKGAKVGDSRTLEGTLGDDYDVEDARGKKAKFEIKVNDIKRLQLPPLDKAFLESFGFDSEKDLREHLRRQMEGELSTAISRGMRGQARKYLLDNTKLDLPEGLSSRTVERAVVRRIVELQRQGVPMEEIEKHADELRTSAAEDALAELKLHFVLEEIAEKLELDVSEEELNAQIASIAQMYGRRFDRVRDDLMKNNGIESLYLQVRDDKCLDHVIKHAVIKESKPDIKGKGEKAEKAAKAKPEKAEKAETAEKSDKAPAAKKEAKAAAPKPEKKKESGGDAAKPARKPPSKK, encoded by the coding sequence ATGGCGGCAAAGGGAATCACCGGTTCACAGACCGACGGCGACAACGCGACGGCGGACGAAGCCGAGGAGGAGCAGGACCCCAAGGCGCTGATGGCCAAGGCGATCGACGTGAAGGTGGCCGACGCCGGCGTGCTGCGCAAGAGCCTGACAGTGACGGTGCCGCGCGACGCGATCGACCGCGAGCTGGACAAGGAATACGGCGAGCTGACGCGCGAGGCGATCGTGCCGGGCTTTCGGCGCGGTCGAGCCCCGCGGCGGCTGGTCGAGAAACGCTTCGGCGGAGAAGTCGGTGCACAGGTCCAGACGCGCATCGTGTCCAACGCCTACCTCGCCGCGATTGAAAAGCAGGATCTGAAAGTCCTGGGCGATCCGTTGATCTGGGCGGTTCCGAAGGACAAACAGAGCGACCCGCAGGCAAAAGAGCAGCTTGTCGAGATGACGACGTACCTGCAGGGCATGAAGCTGCCGGCCGAAGGGTCGCTTCAATTCCGATGCGAGGTTGAGGTCAAGCCGTCGTTCGAGCTGCCGAAGCTCGAAGGCGTGGAGATCGAGAAGCCGCAGGTCGAGATCAACGAAGACGACATCAACGAGCAGGTCGACCGGCTTCGCTCGCGTCGCGGGCATTTCGCTCCGGTGGTGGACGGCAAGGTCGAGCCGAACGACATCGTGGTTTGCGACCTGGTCGTCTCCGTGGGCGGGAAGGAAGTCAAAAAGCAGGACAACGTCACGCTGGCGGCCCGGGCGCAGCGAATCGAGACCGTTGCGTTCGAGGACTTCGGCGACACGATCAAGGGGGCGAAGGTCGGCGACTCGCGCACGCTTGAGGGCACGCTGGGCGACGACTACGACGTGGAGGACGCCCGCGGCAAGAAGGCGAAGTTCGAGATCAAGGTCAACGACATCAAGCGGCTGCAATTGCCGCCGCTGGACAAAGCATTCCTGGAAAGCTTCGGCTTCGATTCCGAGAAGGACCTGCGCGAGCACCTTCGCCGGCAGATGGAAGGCGAGCTGTCGACCGCCATCAGCCGGGGCATGCGCGGCCAGGCGAGAAAATACCTGCTCGACAATACGAAGCTGGACCTCCCCGAAGGCTTAAGCTCGCGGACCGTGGAGCGGGCCGTTGTGCGCCGCATCGTAGAGTTGCAGCGCCAGGGCGTGCCGATGGAGGAGATTGAAAAACATGCCGACGAGCTTCGCACTAGCGCCGCGGAAGACGCGCTCGCTGAATTGAAGCTGCACTTCGTCCTTGAGGAGATCGCCGAGAAATTGGAACTGGATGTCTCCGAGGAGGAGTTGAACGCCCAGATCGCTTCCATCGCCCAGATGTACGGCCGCCGATTCGACCGGGTGCGCGACGACCTGATGAAGAACAACGGCATCGAATCGCTGTACCTCCAGGTTCGGGACGACAAGTGCCTGGACCACGTCATCAAGCATGCGGTGATCAAAGAGTCGAAGCCGGACATCAAGGGCAAGGGCGAAAAGGCCGAGAAAGCAGCCAAGGCCAAGCCCGAAAAGGCAGAAAAGGCCGAAACGGCCGAGAAATCGGACAAGGCGCCGGCCGCCAAGAAAGAGGCGAAGGCCGCCGCTCCAAAGCCCGAAAAGAAGAAGGAGTCCGGCGGCGACGCAGCCAAGCCGGCGCGCAAGCCGCCGTCGAAGAAGTAG
- the gcvH gene encoding Glycine cleavage system H protein produces MSVPTDRRYLSSHEWHKLEGDLCTIGITKFAADELTDITYVSLPKVGAAVTAGKPFGEVESVKATSDLYAGVSGTVAEVNAKLSDSPELVNNDSFDGGWMIKVKVSDAAQHAGLLSAGDYEKQLG; encoded by the coding sequence GTGAGCGTACCAACAGACCGGCGATATCTTTCCTCCCACGAGTGGCACAAGCTCGAAGGCGACCTTTGCACGATCGGCATCACCAAGTTCGCGGCCGATGAATTGACGGACATCACGTACGTCTCGCTGCCGAAAGTGGGTGCGGCGGTGACAGCCGGCAAACCCTTCGGCGAGGTGGAAAGCGTCAAGGCGACGAGCGATCTGTACGCCGGCGTCAGCGGCACCGTGGCCGAAGTGAACGCGAAGTTGAGCGATTCGCCGGAACTGGTGAACAACGATTCGTTCGACGGTGGCTGGATGATTAAGGTGAAGGTATCCGACGCGGCCCAGCATGCGGGCCTGCTCTCGGCGGGGGATTACGAGAAGCAGTTGGGGTAG
- the clpP_1 gene encoding ATP-dependent Clp protease proteolytic subunit produces MAMNNNLIPFVIEKTGRGERSYDIYSRLLKDRVVFLGGPIDDEVANVIVAQMLFLSNEDPQADIHFYVNSPGGSVSAGLAIYDTMQFLRCDVATYCVGVSASMGAILLCGGAKGKRYALPNSRVLLHQPLIGGVMQGAATDLSIEAKEILRLRDVLYGIIRKHTGADIKKIEKDCDRNLWLDPVEATEYGLVDKILERQPEMVRRANSDED; encoded by the coding sequence ATGGCGATGAACAACAACCTGATTCCGTTTGTCATTGAAAAGACTGGCCGGGGCGAACGGTCCTACGATATCTACTCGCGGCTGCTGAAGGACCGCGTCGTGTTTCTCGGGGGGCCGATTGACGACGAAGTGGCGAACGTCATCGTCGCGCAGATGCTGTTCCTCTCGAACGAGGACCCGCAGGCCGACATTCACTTTTATGTGAACTCGCCCGGCGGCAGCGTTTCAGCCGGCCTCGCGATCTATGACACCATGCAGTTTCTCCGCTGCGACGTGGCGACCTACTGCGTCGGCGTGTCGGCCAGCATGGGCGCGATCCTGCTGTGCGGCGGAGCCAAGGGCAAACGCTACGCGCTGCCCAATTCGCGCGTGTTGCTCCACCAGCCGCTGATCGGCGGTGTCATGCAGGGCGCGGCCACGGACCTGTCCATCGAGGCGAAGGAAATTCTGCGATTGCGAGACGTGCTGTACGGCATCATCCGCAAGCACACCGGCGCCGACATCAAGAAGATCGAGAAGGATTGCGATCGCAATCTCTGGCTCGATCCGGTGGAAGCGACCGAATACGGCCTCGTGGACAAGATTCTCGAGCGGCAGCCCGAAATGGTCCGCCGTGCCAATTCCGACGAGGACTAA